The sequence GGACGACGAGCTGCTCAACCCGGTGAGTGGCCCTCAGCCTACACATCCCTGCACCCAGCCAGAGCTGTGGCCTGGCGAGGGGACAGCCCACAGTGGGAAGAGCAGTTACCAGTGGCCAGGGGAGGTGCTCAAGGGCTCCGTGGTGGTGGGATTGGAGCAGAACGTGGACAGGCAGACGGACAGGACCTCTGGGGAGCTGCCCCTGCACCCAGATTCGGGGTATACTCCTTCCCACCTTGGCTCTGGCTTGCGTCTCCGTGGTGGCACTGAGACCAAATGTCATATGCTGTGTTGCGGTGGCCTTGCTGTGTCATGGGAGAAGCATCGGCTCAGTCTCACGCCTGGCCTTGCCTGGCTTCCAAGTGAGTCTGTTCTGAAGGCGTAGGCTCCCTGCAGACCACACCCTGCAGCAGCTCATCCTGCCCCACGCGGGGCCCTTCACAGCTGAGGAACCGTGGCCTCGCCCAGGGTCACAGGCTACTGGTCAAGCATCTGCTCTGCGTGGGGTGGAGGGTTGAGGGTTGAGGGtggggctgtctccccagcaggcCACAAAGGCAGGCCTCCTCTGGGTGACTTGCCTTGGCAGCTCCTGGCAACTAGTCACTGAGTGTCTTTCTTCAGGGCCTTTTCTGGGCTCTCAGCGGTCTTTCCTGGGTAAAAGGAAAGTGTCTTTCCCCGCCATCACCCTGTGGGACCCTCAGTGAGGGTGGTGGGATGGCAGCagccccaaccaccaccaccctgcctgctCTCCTCCGCTATCCCCCACGGTCACGCGTGGCCTTTGCTACCCCTGCCCCTGCATCCCAGGGCCACTCAGGAGCCCCACAGGCATGTCACCACTGAGGTCCCCGGACTCCAGCATCAGGACCCAGGGCTGTGGACTCTGCGTGGGTGTGGGGTTACTTCAGCCGAGTCCCTGAGCAGTGGCGGTGGTGCGTGGCCCCCGGGAGGAGTCTAGTCACCTCgcctctgctccccactggcCCGGGCTGCACAGCGCGCTCGGCTCCAGACTGAGTGCTTGGCTCTCCCTCCGCAGGAGACGGAGCCGCCACCCGCCTTCCCCAAAGAGATCCCGCACAACGAGAAGCTGCTGTCCCTCAAGTATGAGGTgggtcccccccacccctgtgccCCCCAGCCCTAGGCATGGGGGTCCCCACCACCTCTGCTCTGATCCTGCTATCTCTCTCAGAGTCTGGACTATGACAACAGTGAGAACCAGCTGTTCCTGGAGGAGGAGCGGCGCATCAACCACACGGTGAGGAGGGCCCGTGGGAGGCGCCCCAGGAAGCGTATGGCCcgggtgagggtgaggggagcGTTGACCAGGCCCTCGGCCGCCCACCCACAGGCCTTCCGCACGGTGGAGATCAAGCGCTGGATCATCTGTGCGGTCATCGGCATCCTCACGGGGCTGGTGGCCTGCTTCATCGACATCGTGGTGGAGAACCTGGCCGGCCTCAAGTACCGAGTGGTCAAGGACAGTATCCTCTGCACGGGCCTGTGGGGAGGGGGTCCGGGGGCATCCCTGGGGTCCCACGCATGTCCCATCACCCTTGACCAGCCCAGATATTGACAAGTTCACGGAGAAGGGGGGCCTGTCCTTCTCGCTGCTGCTGTGGGCCACGCTCAACTCTGCCTTCGTGCTGGTGGGCTCCGTCATTGTCGCCTTCATAGAGGTGGGTGGGCAGGGCCCCTAGCTCATCCAGTGGGATTTCCCGCCTTCCTGCCTCAGCCCACTGCTCAGGTTCCAGGATGAGAGGACTCTGCTCACAAGTCctcttcctttgcttcctcccttGACCTGGGTATTAGAAGGGAACATCTAGAAGTTTCTATCCAGGGTGCCGTCCTGCAGCACCCAAAGGTGGCCCCACCCACTCACGggccctctgtctcctcctctgaccccttgGAGGCGGCTTTGTATCTGAACTGGAGCGGTGCCGTGCCCTGCCTGCCGGTGGCCCTCTCCCCATAACCCCAGCCCCTCAGCAGCTCAGcgtggttctctctccttccagcCTGTGGCTGCTGGCAGTGGGATCCCCCAGATCAAGTGCTTTCTCAACGGGGTGAAGATCCCCCATGTGGTCCGGCTTAAGGTGAGCCCCCCCTGCCCACAGGGGTTCTGCTGACTGGGCAGCAGTGTACCCAGTACCCCTTGGTATTGACCAGTTCCAGGAACACAGGTGGGGATTGGCAGAACTTTCTGTGCCCTGCGCTGTGCCAGGCTGTACCTGGGCATGTGGAGCACCTCTGTAGATTGGGTGGGGGTTGCAGCGTGGAGCCATGAGACCCTCCCATCTAGGCCTGCTTATCCCCTCAGCATTGCAGGCAGTGTTTGGGACATCTCCTGCTGCAGAGGGAGACGGCTTccggggcgggggggcgggggcgaGGGCTCCACTTTGGAGCTGCTGGGCTCAGAGTGGACAGGGCTGGGGTGGGTGCTGGCTCCATCTTGGGGGGATGATATGGAGACAGTAGGTGGAGAGGGTGGAGCTGAAAGGGGCAGAGGGGGGCCTCCCAGTGTCTCCCAAGCTTCACTCTGAGCTGTCCTGACACCCACCCTGTGTGTACTGCCACCGGGGCTGCGAGGCTGGCCCGGGTCTGGGAGAAACTTCTGGAAGGACCAGAGCCCCTCACCTCCAGCAGCCAAAGGGGACTTGGGGCGGGGCCTGGGAGGGAAGTCGGTGTGGGAAGGTGGCTGCAGGCTGAGGAGCTTCAGGTGAGGCCAGTGTGGGTCAGGGGCTCGGGCTGCACACGTTGATCCGTCCAGGGGACTTGACACCAGCATCCTCCCTCCCCTGCTGGGTGCTGGTGTGCTGGGGACTCTGTCTGGGCTTGGGGACAGTGTGATGATCTCTCGTGAGAGACTAGGGTGTGTCCCTTGTGTTCCAGACCCTGGTCATCAAAGTGTCCGGAGTGATCCTGTCAGTAGTGGGCGGACTGGCTGTGGGAAAGGTAACAGGTGGGGCAGTGTCCCCCTGAACATCCTGGCCTTCTGGCCCTGGCTCCGCAAGCCCAAGATCTGAGTCCTGCCCTGTGCTTTGCAGGAGGGGCCCATGATCCATTCAGGCTCCGTCGTTGCGGCTGGCGTCTCCCAGGGCAGGTCGACGTCACTGAAGCGAGATTTCAAGGTGTGCCCTTGCCCACCTCCCATGCCGAGGGGACACCCCAATGTCCTGGGTGGGGATATTGTCTCCAGGGACTGCCCTCCTGCTGGTGCTGGCACCCTGCTGCAGCTGGAACTGGGTGTCTGCCTCCTTAGCCCATTCTCGTGCTGCTCCAGGGAAGCACCAGGCATCTCATGCCTGCCTCACATCTCCTGGCGTACTTTGAGGGGCGAGATGCCACAAGCCCACCCCACCATCCACggcactcctgtgtggtgccagggcttgaacccagagccatgTGTATGCTAGTTCTGAGATCTGTCCACTTAGATACCTCCTGATCCCAGAGAATCTCAttcactgctctaggtcacttcacttttttttttttaaaaaaaagattttatttatttaaactttttaaagaatgtattattggatggaaacagagagaaactgagatgggaaggggagatagagaaggagagtgacagagagacacctgcagtactgcttcaccacttgtgaacctttccccctgcaggtggggaccaggggcttgaacctgggtccttgcgcaccataatgtgagtgctcaaccaggtgcaccactgcctgggccctttattttttattatttactttcccttttgttgcccttgttgttttttattgttgttgtaatcattgttgctgatgttgtcgttgttggataggacagagagaaatagagagaggaggggaagacagagatttttttcccccttttgttgcccttgttgttttatcattgtggttattattgttgttattgatgttgtcattgtaggataggacagagagaaatggagagaggtggggtagatggagagggggagagaaagtcacatgcacacctgcttcaccacctgtgaagcaacccccctgcaagtggggagccagtggaTCAAACCGGagtccttccaccagtccttgggcctcatgccatgtgcatttatccTGCTGCACTGCCGTCTGATCCCCTGCACTATCTCTTTAGCTGaacataaagttttaaaaattcctttgggGAATACAACTTCTGAGGTTTTTTCAGGACCTTTTCCTCACTGAGTCTGAGTCTGGTCGTAGTGGAGTCAGATCCAGGGGAGCGGGAGAAGTGCAGCTCTCGCGTCCCCATGTCTGGCCATGGGGCTGGCTGAGACCCCCTCCCCTTCTGCCTGTTTCAGATCTTCGAATACTTTCGCAGAGATACGGAGAAGCGGGACTTTGTTTCGGCAGGCGCTGCAGCTGGCGTGTCTGCTGCCTTTGGAGCCCCCGTGGGTGAGGGGCCCCACGCCCACCCCAGTCCTGTGAAGGCACAGGACTGAGTTTGCAGGGTCCATGGAGTTTGGGGGTGCAGGGTGTGCCCCCATGGTCACTTTCCAGTCCTGGTACTCAGGGCCCTGGGCTGGTGGGTGTACAGCCACGTCATGGCTGGGCCACTCCCGTTCCAGGTGGGGTCCTGTTCAGCCTGGAGGAGGGTGCCTCCTTCTGGAACCAGTTCCTGACATGGAGAATCGTAAGTGCCTGTAGACCCGCTGTCCACCCCTCACTGTCCCCTCGTCCATCGGTGTGAAATGGTTCCTGCCTCTGCCGCTCTGTCCAGCCTCTTCTGCGGGGTCTCAGCCCCAGGATTCTGGCCAGGCCAGGCCCATGAGCCTGCCCACACTTCTCTCTGCAGTTCTTTGCATCCATGATATCCACTTTCACCCTGAACTTCATCTTGAGCATTTACCACGGGAACATCTGGGATCTGTCCAGCCCGGGCCTCATCAATTTTGGAAGATTTGACACAGAGGTAACCGTCCTGCTGTCCCCTcgcttctcctggaccttctcaGTGCCGGGCCAGGCCCCTTGACCTAAGGGATGTGGGCACTTCTGGCTCTGAGCTGGGAGGTTGCACCCCATTCAGCTCTGTGCTCACTGCAGGAGAGGGTTGGGTGGGCAGCTGCGTCTTCTGGGGGCTGTGCCCTGACCAACCTCAGGCTGCCTTCCTGGGCCTTGCACACACTACACCCCCTGGACTCTGTGGGTCAGCAAGCGGGTCTCCCCAAAACATCCCACGCTTCCCTCTAGGGCTGTGGGTCCGAGCAGGCGTGTGGACAGGACACACGTGCTCCTGGAGAATGTCCTCACTACTACTGTGTCTCTCTCTTGTAGACCATGGTGTACACCATCCACGAGATCCCTATCTTCATTGCCATGGGCGTGGTGGGTaaggacccccaccccagcctggctTAGCAGTGGCCCTGGGAGCCCCGCCCACCCAACCCTGAGCCTCGCCAGCGCTgggctttgtttctcttcctcaccGTTGCCAGGCCTGGGCAGGGGGTGACTGGCATTTGACTCTGAGAAGTGTGGTCCTGGGAGGCAGGCCGTGTCCCCACTGTTCTCTcggctctcacacactctttccTGGCTCCAGGTGGCATCCTTGGAGCTGTGTTCAATGCCCTGAACTATTGGCTGACGATGTTTCGGATCAGGTGAGAAACTCCCGTGTGGGGACTGGGTGGACAGACGTGGCTATCATGGGTGTGTGGAAGGTGAGAGACTGCGGACAGCTGGGCAGGCCTGGGAGGAAGCACTGGGGCCCCACAGCCCAGGCTCTGCCTCTTCCCCAGCTCTTAGCCTTGCTCCAGCCAGGTTGCCTCCCCAGCTCAGACAGGCCTGCGTGGCCCTGTCACTGCGTCTCTCGGGTTCTCTTGGGGCCAAGGCTCCGGGGCATCTTCTTTTATGCTTCTTGTGCCAGCTGGGAGTGGCCAGGCCCTGGGGGGCGGTTGCCACTGTGGTATCTCAAGCTGATCAGGGGGCATCTGGGTGTTGCTGTCTGTCCCCTCCTCAGTGTCTGAGTGGCAATCTGGCCgatcctctccctgcccccaggtACATCCACCGGCCCTGCCTACAGGTAATCGAGGCCATGCTGGTGGCCGCTGTCACAGCCACAGTGGCCTTCGTGCTCATCTACTCATCCCGGGACTGccagcccctgcaggggagctcCGTGTCctacccactgcaggtaggggtaTACAGGGGAGCCCCAGGCCGCCCTGTGCAGGAGGACTCTGCCAGGGTGAGGGCCAAGGCTGCAGTCACCTCTCACTGCAGCTCTTCTGTGCGGATGGCGAGTACAACTCCATGGCCGCCGCCTTCTTCAACACCCCGGAGAAGAGCGTGGTCAGCCTCTTCCACGACCCACCAGGTGACGCCTCTGACCGCTGTCCCCAGGGCAGGGGGGGCTGGCATGCCCACGTCTGGAAGTCACACTCCCAGAGGGCACCAGGTCAGCCTCCGCCAGCTGGTGACTTGGCGTGCCCCTTGGCCTGCAGGCTCCTACAACCCCATGACACTTGGCCTCTTCACGCTGGTCTACTTCTTCCTGGCTTGCTGGACCTACGGGCTGACGGTGTCGGCCGGCGTCTTCATCCCCTCCCTGCTCATCGGGGCTGCCTGGGGCCGGCTCTTTGGCATCTCCCTGTCCTACCTCACGGGGGCTGCAGTGAGTGGGGGCGGCATGCCAGGCCGGGTGCTGGTGTGTGGCTTTGGGCCCCTCCTGGGCTGTGTGCGCCCTCCCCAGTATCTCCCGTGTTACCCGCAGGTCTGGGCGGACCCTGGCAAATACGCCCTGATGGGGGCGGCTGCCCAGCTCGGTGAGTCCCGCTGCAGGCACCCCCACCGCCCCCTTGGAGCCTGAGGCACAGATTCTTGTGTGCACAGGACACCGGGGCCTGGATGTGAAAGGGTTGAGGGCGGGCAGGAGCATCCCAGGCTCTGATGCCTCGTGACTCTCAGGCGGGATCGTGAGGATGACACTGAGCCTGACAGTCATCATGATGGAGGCCACCAGCAACGTCACGTACGGCTTCCCCATCATGCTGGTGCTCATGACGGCCAAGATCGTGGGCGATGTCTTTATCGAGGTGGGGCTTCCGCCTGCCACTACCCCCTCTTCCGGGCCCTTGGCACTAACCTAAGATGGGGGAGGCAGGGGACCCTTGAGGCCACTTGTCACCCAGTCAGCCACTTGTCTCAG is a genomic window of Erinaceus europaeus chromosome 15, mEriEur2.1, whole genome shotgun sequence containing:
- the CLCN7 gene encoding H(+)/Cl(-) exchange transporter 7 isoform X3, with translation MSPLRSPDSSIRTQGCGLCETEPPPAFPKEIPHNEKLLSLKYESLDYDNSENQLFLEEERRINHTAFRTVEIKRWIICAVIGILTGLVACFIDIVVENLAGLKYRVVKDNIDKFTEKGGLSFSLLLWATLNSAFVLVGSVIVAFIEPVAAGSGIPQIKCFLNGVKIPHVVRLKTLVIKVSGVILSVVGGLAVGKEGPMIHSGSVVAAGVSQGRSTSLKRDFKIFEYFRRDTEKRDFVSAGAAAGVSAAFGAPVGGVLFSLEEGASFWNQFLTWRIFFASMISTFTLNFILSIYHGNIWDLSSPGLINFGRFDTETMVYTIHEIPIFIAMGVVGGILGAVFNALNYWLTMFRIRYIHRPCLQVIEAMLVAAVTATVAFVLIYSSRDCQPLQGSSVSYPLQLFCADGEYNSMAAAFFNTPEKSVVSLFHDPPGSYNPMTLGLFTLVYFFLACWTYGLTVSAGVFIPSLLIGAAWGRLFGISLSYLTGAAVWADPGKYALMGAAAQLGGIVRMTLSLTVIMMEATSNVTYGFPIMLVLMTAKIVGDVFIEGLYDMHIQLQSVPFLHWEAPVTSHSLTAREVMSTPVTCLRQKEKVGVIVDVLSNTASNHNGFPVVEPAGDSQVPLCLGWGALRGAHSGTPARLQGLILRSQLIVLLKHKVFVERSNMGLVRRRLRLKDFRDAYPRFPPIQSIHVSQDERECTMDLSEFMNPSPYTVPQEASLPRVFKLFRALGLRHLVVVDNFNQVVGLVTRKDLARYRLGKGGLEELSLAQT
- the CLCN7 gene encoding H(+)/Cl(-) exchange transporter 7 isoform X2, with amino-acid sequence MANVSKKVSWSGRDPDNDEAAPLLPRGAGPGLGGADSDLPLLNGAGPARQLPQAVFIRAGQMSNVELDDELLNPETEPPPAFPKEIPHNEKLLSLKYESLDYDNSENQLFLEEERRINHTAFRTVEIKRWIICAVIGILTGLVACFIDIVVENLAGLKYRVVKDNIDKFTEKGGLSFSLLLWATLNSAFVLVGSVIVAFIEPVAAGSGIPQIKCFLNGVKIPHVVRLKTLVIKVSGVILSVVGGLAVGKEGPMIHSGSVVAAGVSQGRSTSLKRDFKIFEYFRRDTEKRDFVSAGAAAGVSAAFGAPVGGVLFSLEEGASFWNQFLTWRIFFASMISTFTLNFILSIYHGNIWDLSSPGLINFGRFDTETMVYTIHEIPIFIAMGVVGGILGAVFNALNYWLTMFRIRYIHRPCLQVIEAMLVAAVTATVAFVLIYSSRDCQPLQGSSVSYPLQLFCADGEYNSMAAAFFNTPEKSVVSLFHDPPGSYNPMTLGLFTLVYFFLACWTYGLTVSAGVFIPSLLIGAAWGRLFGISLSYLTGAAVWADPGKYALMGAAAQLGGIVRMTLSLTVIMMEATSNVTYGFPIMLVLMTAKIVGDVFIEGLYDMHIQLQSVPFLHWEAPVTSHSLTAREVMSTPVTCLRQKEKVGVIVDVLSNTASNHNGFPVVEPAGDSQPARLQGLILRSQLIVLLKHKVFVERSNMGLVRRRLRLKDFRDAYPRFPPIQSIHVSQDERECTMDLSEFMNPSPYTVPQEASLPRVFKLFRALGLRHLVVVDNFNQVVGLVTRKDLARYRLGKGGLEELSLAQT
- the CLCN7 gene encoding H(+)/Cl(-) exchange transporter 7 isoform X1: MANVSKKVSWSGRDPDNDEAAPLLPRGAGPGLGGADSDLPLLNGAGPARQLPQAVFIRAGQMSNVELDDELLNPETEPPPAFPKEIPHNEKLLSLKYESLDYDNSENQLFLEEERRINHTAFRTVEIKRWIICAVIGILTGLVACFIDIVVENLAGLKYRVVKDNIDKFTEKGGLSFSLLLWATLNSAFVLVGSVIVAFIEPVAAGSGIPQIKCFLNGVKIPHVVRLKTLVIKVSGVILSVVGGLAVGKEGPMIHSGSVVAAGVSQGRSTSLKRDFKIFEYFRRDTEKRDFVSAGAAAGVSAAFGAPVGGVLFSLEEGASFWNQFLTWRIFFASMISTFTLNFILSIYHGNIWDLSSPGLINFGRFDTETMVYTIHEIPIFIAMGVVGGILGAVFNALNYWLTMFRIRYIHRPCLQVIEAMLVAAVTATVAFVLIYSSRDCQPLQGSSVSYPLQLFCADGEYNSMAAAFFNTPEKSVVSLFHDPPGSYNPMTLGLFTLVYFFLACWTYGLTVSAGVFIPSLLIGAAWGRLFGISLSYLTGAAVWADPGKYALMGAAAQLGGIVRMTLSLTVIMMEATSNVTYGFPIMLVLMTAKIVGDVFIEGLYDMHIQLQSVPFLHWEAPVTSHSLTAREVMSTPVTCLRQKEKVGVIVDVLSNTASNHNGFPVVEPAGDSQVPLCLGWGALRGAHSGTPARLQGLILRSQLIVLLKHKVFVERSNMGLVRRRLRLKDFRDAYPRFPPIQSIHVSQDERECTMDLSEFMNPSPYTVPQEASLPRVFKLFRALGLRHLVVVDNFNQVVGLVTRKDLARYRLGKGGLEELSLAQT